A genomic stretch from Edaphobacter aggregans includes:
- a CDS encoding VWA domain-containing protein, with protein MMTHRSRRFSASRKPASALFLLILASLIALPSAHGQTTPATQPPAQQQKPDQPSDSAGPETDSGTIVLKKKKEADEPPPPAAPAEPKVKNPNNETYSLRVDVPIVNLDVNVILDKTHQFVPGLKAPNFLVLEDGVPQTVTSVHMAQTPITAVMLLEFAANSYYFINDMQNASFTFFNTLRKDDYVAVVTYDLRTHILTDFTNDKNVIGSALGSLIIPGFSDTNLFDALYETLDRTSRIEGRKYIILIGTGRDTFSKITLDKILAKIKATPNVTIFTISTGGMVREMTEGHGGMGGAIRDLNYLQADNQMQTFARMTGGMSFKPVFQGALPDVFGTINDSIRNQYVLTYRPTNNKNDGSYRKIKVLLVDNEGHPLQMQDEKHKPLKYSVIARDGYNAKQAVE; from the coding sequence ATGATGACTCACCGTTCCCGTCGATTCAGCGCCTCCCGCAAGCCGGCCTCGGCACTTTTCCTGCTAATTCTCGCGTCCCTGATCGCCCTGCCCTCTGCTCACGGTCAGACCACTCCCGCGACGCAGCCCCCGGCTCAGCAGCAGAAGCCCGACCAACCCTCCGACTCCGCTGGGCCCGAAACCGACTCCGGAACCATCGTCCTGAAGAAAAAGAAAGAGGCCGACGAGCCCCCACCCCCCGCCGCTCCCGCCGAGCCCAAGGTCAAGAACCCCAATAACGAAACCTACTCCCTCCGCGTCGACGTCCCCATCGTCAACCTCGACGTTAACGTCATCCTCGACAAGACCCACCAGTTCGTCCCCGGCCTCAAAGCCCCCAACTTCCTCGTCCTCGAAGACGGCGTTCCCCAGACCGTCACCAGCGTTCACATGGCCCAGACCCCCATCACAGCCGTCATGCTGCTCGAGTTCGCGGCCAACAGCTACTACTTCATTAACGACATGCAGAACGCCTCCTTCACGTTCTTCAACACTCTGCGCAAAGACGACTACGTCGCCGTCGTCACCTACGACCTCCGCACCCACATCCTCACCGACTTCACCAACGACAAAAACGTCATCGGCAGCGCCCTCGGATCGCTAATCATCCCTGGCTTCTCCGACACCAACCTGTTCGACGCCCTCTACGAGACACTCGACCGCACCAGCCGCATCGAAGGCCGCAAGTACATCATCCTCATCGGCACCGGTCGCGACACCTTCTCCAAGATCACCCTCGACAAGATCCTCGCCAAGATCAAGGCCACTCCCAACGTCACCATCTTCACCATCAGCACCGGCGGCATGGTCCGCGAGATGACCGAAGGCCACGGCGGCATGGGCGGCGCCATCCGTGACCTCAACTACCTCCAGGCGGACAACCAGATGCAAACCTTCGCCCGCATGACCGGAGGCATGAGCTTCAAACCCGTCTTCCAGGGTGCGCTCCCCGACGTCTTCGGCACTATCAACGACTCCATCCGCAACCAGTACGTCCTCACCTACCGCCCCACCAACAACAAGAACGACGGCTCCTACCGCAAGATCAAAGTGCTCCTGGTCGACAACGAAGGCCACCCCCTCCAGATGCAGGACGAGAAGCACAAGCCCCTCAAGTACTCCGTCATCGCCCGCGACGGCTACAACGCAAAGCAAGCCGTAGAGTAG